The window AATTTCCTTGCCTGCTCGCGGTGACCGCTGGAAATACTGTAGGGTGGGCGACCTCCGCTGAAATGGGGTTCCCATTCGCTGAAGGCCTTGTTGAGCAGGGTATCCACCTGTTCCGCACCTATTTCCAAACTGTTCAGGACTAGGCCGATACCGTCGGAAAGTCCGGGTGCTCCGGTTTTCGGCTCAAGCAGGACGTTTCCAAGCACGGGCATAGGATCAAAGAGCGGCGTGAGCTGGCCTGGGAAGGTGTCGTGTGTGCCGTTCATAAATTGCTCACGGATGGTGGCATCAGTGGGGTCGCATCCTCGTAATGCCAGAACATGCCATACAAATTCGGAACAGTACATCGCGGTGTCATGACCTTTTGTTCCATGACTGACCAGGAGTTTTCCCAGATTAAAGACCTCTTTTTTATGACCGTGGGCTGATTTTGGTTTGCCGTAATCAGAATTAAAACCGATCCTGCTGCTGAGTTTTGTTTTGTTGTTATAGGCCAATTCAAGCCAGTGCTGGAGGTTCCCACGTTCTGCGTCGCTGAGATGAGGGCGCAGAACATGCAGCATCAGCTGATCTTCTGTGTAATGTTCGTGATCAAGTTGACTGCAAAAACTCAGTGGCGAGTCAACATTATATAAGGCCCCGTCCTTCACCAAAGCCAGACCAGAGTGGGTAAGGCCCAGTTGAATATGTTGATATTCCCCTGTACCGGTGGTCCCTTGGCGGAAGCTCAGCAGGATATCTCCTGTTTTGATCAGGCCAGATTGCGCTAAGTGCTGGCTGGCTCTGCGGGGATTGATCTCAGGGGGGATGATGTAGAGACGGAGTCCCAGGGCATTTTCCTGACTTGTTTTTGAGAGCTCATGGCGAAAATCGAAAAAAGGAGCTTTTTCAGTGCTGGGAATATCAGAGGAAAATAATTCCGGGGGAACCTGATAAAAAAAGGGAAGATCTCCCAGTAGCCCGTTAATTTCCCTGTTCAGGGTCTGGTAGGCTGGGTCATTGAAGTTCTGATAATAGCCGTTGATTCTCGACATAGCAGTCTTGCTCCTTGCGCCGTAATGGCCGTGGTTTTTTATTTGTTACGGAACAGGTTGGGACTGCTGCTCCGCGATGAACTTTTGGAGAAAAGCTGGAACAACAAAATTTCAGGACGTCGATAGTAAAAAATACCTTTATGCCAAGGTGATGTCAAGTCTCTCTCATTTTTGGGTTGCAGAAGCCCTACTGACTTCAGCTTGACAGCCTGATGCTGTCTTTGGTAAGTAAAAAGGTTCACGAATTCTGCGTATTCTCTGGAAAAATACCTGATTTTTATCTCGGCCATCCGGACCGAGACAACAACGCATGAAAGGGGAGCGGACGACACAAAGGAGTCGTCCGCACTTTCATATAATAAATCTTAGCCACCGCTGAAACGGCGAAAGGATGCCCCATGAAAAAAAAGAATCTGTCCCTTTGTGATTATTTCTATGTAGACACTAAGAAAATTCTTTCCGTGTACAATCAGCTCACCGGGGCGGTTGTCTCTACCGGGGAATCCACCTCTGCCACGGTTCATCAGGCCGAGAAGAAAAAGAAATACGATTTTAAGATCTTCAAAAGCGACTCCGGCAACGCGGCCCAGGAAGGGCAGGCCGCGCAGGAGCAGGTGAAATCCCATCATGCCTTGTTTCAGGAGCTGGAACAAGAGCTGCTTGATCAGGGGCAGTTGCTTGATCTTTCCGGCAAGAAGATGGCAGAAAAGGTCCAGGATAAGGCATTTCGCAATGATTTGAAAGATACCTTCTGCATTAAGGTGACAGGACGTTGCGTGATTGAGCATTACGAGCGGATGAAGAAGATCTCTGAGTCCTTTCCAGATATTGCCGAGCTGATCAATCAGAGTAATAAGGCGGCGGTGAAGAGCACAGATGCGTATAAGGAGCTGGTAGAGCAAATCAAGACCAGGGAGGCTGAGCTTTCCAAGATCAAAGATAAAAATGCCCGGGTTATTCAGCAGGCCCCGCTGAAGGAGCAGAAGAAAAAATTGGAAGATCTGCTGGAGAATCACACCAAGGTCACGATGGTTGAACCGTGGATTTTGGACGGTCTGAGAACCTGGATTGACACCTTTATTCCCGGCATCATCAATCTGCGAGTCTATCCTTCTCAGGAGCATATGGATGTACAGATTTTTGGGCATCTGAAACAGGAGAACTTCTTTGATATGGATGTCTCAGCCTTTCATTTTACCTATGGTTCTGTTCCTACAGAGGACATCACCATGCTGGGTATTGTCAGCTCAGTGCCTAATCCCGAGGATGCCCAGTTTAATCCCCATAAGGAATTCCTGAGTGGGGATTTAAGCAGCAAAGAGGCGGTGGAACGCGGTTTCCGCAGTGTCTTTCGTGGCTTTGAGAGCTTTGAGCAGATGGTGCGTACCTGCCGCTATCCCAGAGTGCTGGTTTCTCCGTTGCTGGTGTATCGGGAGATGGGGGGAGGGCGATAGATATGGATGCCAAACTCAGTCTGCACGATGATGAGATAGCGGAGGAAGATATTCAGGAACTGGTTTTTTCGCTCATGCGGAGTTTGAATCAGGAAACCGATGTGACAGCCAGCTTGCCGGAACAAACAGGCGGCTTTGGGACCAAGGGAGATGCTGTCACCATCGGAGATATTTTCATTGCCGCCCTGAGTTCCGGGACTGTTGTGGCCCTGTTGCAGGTGCTGAAATCCTATGTGGAGCGCAAACCGACCCTGCGGATTGAAATAGAGCGACCTGACGGCAACAAGGTTACGATTGCGGCGGAATATCTTGCCCCAAATCAGATAGAGCAGACCACTCAGGCCGTGCAGCAGCTCTGCGAGCACAGCGGCGATGTCGGCAATGGCTGAAACCGCTGAAAAACGCTACGCAATCCTTATTGCCAGCAGCAGCTACCCGAAAGAGCCGGGCCTGAAGGATCTGCGTTGCCCTGAGAATGATGTTGATGCGCTGGATGCGGTCTTGCGCTCGCCTGACTTCGGGGGATTCAGTAAGACCTTTGTCTTCAAGAACCGGCCCAATCATGAGGTGCTGGAGCGGATTGAGACCGTGCTGGGCGAGGCAGGTCGGCACGATCTGGTGCTTATCTATTTTTCCGGGCATGGGAAACTGAATCCGGCAGGACAGCTCTGTCTTGCCACGGCAAACACCAAGCTGCGGGCCTTGGGTTCCACCTCAATTCCGGTCGGCTCAATCAAATCCTATTTTGATCATTCCGCGAGCAGGAAAAAGATCTTTCTTCTGGATTGCTGCTACAGCGGGGCTGTGGGTAAGGATTTTACCAGAGGAGGTGTTGACGACCAGTTGCAACTCGTGTCCCGAGGGCAGGGCACCTTTATCATGACCGCTTCCACCGGGATTGAGGTTGCGGTGGAAAAGGAAGGGGATGAGCACGGGTTGTTCACCAAGCATTTGGTGCAGGGGATTCGCTCCGGCGAGGCGGATATGAACGAGGACGGTCTTGTGGACATGCAGGAACTGTATGAGTATGTCCATGAGAAGGTGCGGGAGGAAGGGGCGCAAAAGCCTATGCAATGGGGGCTTGGTGTCAAAGGCAGCATGATCATTGCCAAGAGCGGCAGGGTTGCGAAAGAGAAACGGCGGCAGGAGCTGCGAGCGAAGCTCTATGAATTGGCTGCGCAGGGTTTGTTGTCAGACGGTATTGTCAGTGCGGCGGTGCATGTCATTTCCTTGCCGGACAAGGAGATGACGGCCAAAGACAGGGAGTGCCTCCAGCTGATTGAACAGCTTACTGATGAGCGGATCAGTGTGGGAAACTTTGTTGAGTGCTGGGTGAAGACCTGCTTGTCAAATGAGAGTGAACAAAAAGGTGTCTGGTCCGGGTCGCCCTATGCGTCCAACTCGGACTTCGCGTGGAGCGTCAGCTTCAACGACGGCCTTTCCGGTGCCCTCAACCGCAGCAGCAATGTTGCGTTTCGGTTGGTGCGCGGCGGACAGTGATTTGGTCTTTTTGCCTGTCCGGTTGTCGAGTTTCGTAAGTTGGGATGAGAGAAACGAATCCCAACACTCATAAGGAGAGTCGGATATGTTGGGGTTCGCTCCACTCACCCGCAACCTACGAGCTGCGGCCTGTGTTTTTCCTCTTACGCAGCCTGAAAAAACGACGAAACAGGAGGGTAAAACTACAAAGGAGCGGTGAGAAACGGTAAAATAGCCCGGCAAAATGACAGAGCAGCACGGAAAAATCATTCAGGAGCGGTGAAAAACGACAGAGCAGCACGGGAAAATCATTCAGGAGCATGGAAAAATGACAGAGGAGTAGAGAAAAGTCATCCAGGAACACTGCTTTGTTATTTTTCCGGCCTTCTGCGTGATGCTGCGATAGGTACGGACCATTCTGCATCAGGAAAGAACGACCCTTTTCTGCCCAATGACGGTAAAACGCCGAAGAATCGTCTCCATCAAATCCGAGGAATAAACCAATGAAAGTCGCAAACCCCCTCTACGATGTCGTGTTCAAATACCTGATGCAGGATATGCGGGTTGCCAAGCTGGTCATATCCAATATCATTGAACAGGAGATAGAATCCCTTGATTTCGCCTTTACCGAGTTGAACAGAAAACTTCCTGACGGCGGCCTGACAGTATTGCGGATTGATTTTGCAGCAAAGATACGGGAGCCGGACGGCAGCAGCAGGCTGGTTCTCATTGAGTTGCAGAAGGCTAAATTTCCCACTGATATAACCCGGTTTCGTAAATATCTCGGCAAACAGTATCAGGAAGACTCCAATATCCATTTGGATGAAAAAACGGGGAAGAAGAAGGCATTACCCATTATAAGCATTTATATTCTCGGGCATAACCTTGAACATAATGACAGCCCGGTTATCCATGTGAAAAGAGATTATTATGACCATGCCACCAAGGAGAAACTAACCCGGAAAGAAGAGTTCATAGAAAGTCTGACCCACGACAGTTATATCATCCAGGTGAGGAGGTTGCGTAAAAACATCGTAATAAACTGGAAACCCTGCTGAGTATCTTTGATCAGAGCAATGCCAGCAAAGAGAGTAAACATTTTCTTGATGTCCTGGAATCCTCATTTCCGGATGAATTTAAGGTTATCATCAGGCGGTTGCACAAGGCATCCGCCAGCAAAGAACTTTGTGAAGATATGAATATGGAAGATGAGATTTTAGAAGAATTAGCGACTCAGGAGCGGCTCATAGCTTACGAAAGGGCGGAAAGAAGGAAAGCAGAAGTGGGAAAAGAGAAAGCCGAGGCGGAAAAAGCCAGGCTTGAAAAACTCTTGAAACAAGCCGGTATTGATTTTTAAGCTTACCGACTCCA is drawn from Candidatus Electrothrix aestuarii and contains these coding sequences:
- a CDS encoding peptidoglycan-binding domain-containing protein, with product MSRINGYYQNFNDPAYQTLNREINGLLGDLPFFYQVPPELFSSDIPSTEKAPFFDFRHELSKTSQENALGLRLYIIPPEINPRRASQHLAQSGLIKTGDILLSFRQGTTGTGEYQHIQLGLTHSGLALVKDGALYNVDSPLSFCSQLDHEHYTEDQLMLHVLRPHLSDAERGNLQHWLELAYNNKTKLSSRIGFNSDYGKPKSAHGHKKEVFNLGKLLVSHGTKGHDTAMYCSEFVWHVLALRGCDPTDATIREQFMNGTHDTFPGQLTPLFDPMPVLGNVLLEPKTGAPGLSDGIGLVLNSLEIGAEQVDTLLNKAFSEWEPHFSGGRPPYSISSGHREQARKFEPLYDPLKAYFRAAKLAPATAAQIKAQLDQQLQGQDNYSPTAYLVQALLPETSTRRVLSYVGTVSFPTSQQISLIEKKFPEQLRHMLSMRPETLSKIADRPALEYKDGFRGERFFKRPQVKKLQCMLNHLGYNTGDIDGLYGNKTTLAVRKCLNENSMEGDGRSLSQSQWAALEKLAGSACNEYGVY
- a CDS encoding caspase family protein; translated protein: MAETAEKRYAILIASSSYPKEPGLKDLRCPENDVDALDAVLRSPDFGGFSKTFVFKNRPNHEVLERIETVLGEAGRHDLVLIYFSGHGKLNPAGQLCLATANTKLRALGSTSIPVGSIKSYFDHSASRKKIFLLDCCYSGAVGKDFTRGGVDDQLQLVSRGQGTFIMTASTGIEVAVEKEGDEHGLFTKHLVQGIRSGEADMNEDGLVDMQELYEYVHEKVREEGAQKPMQWGLGVKGSMIIAKSGRVAKEKRRQELRAKLYELAAQGLLSDGIVSAAVHVISLPDKEMTAKDRECLQLIEQLTDERISVGNFVECWVKTCLSNESEQKGVWSGSPYASNSDFAWSVSFNDGLSGALNRSSNVAFRLVRGGQ